In Rattus rattus isolate New Zealand chromosome 3, Rrattus_CSIRO_v1, whole genome shotgun sequence, one genomic interval encodes:
- the Pbxip1 gene encoding pre-B-cell leukemia transcription factor-interacting protein 1, translated as MASCPDSDNSWVLAGSETLPVETLGPESRMDPEEAPQALQDSSKADGRESAGTLDGEETLFQTESSQGEGTALPEESEAKGALGSDDGHGTKPPGDTVVQEDLQETPMVTSLGPDTQDLESDIHPQNLPSSPRAVWKEHGCSSSDDDTDVDVEGLRRRRGREPSPPQPMAAVDGEDQAKGEGIGELGISLNMCFLGALVLLGLGILLFSGALLEPETGPVEEAELQVFPETELVQTVGNRQDEVEQLQASVPPDSVPSLQSMGLLLDKLAKENQDIRLLQAQLQAQKEELQSLLHQPKGLEEENARLREALQQGKTSHQALESELQQLRARLQGLEANCVRGVDGVCLNWGGSPQGGKATTEQGHKGQEPDPSLLEQHKQLEAEAKALRQELQKQWQLLGSVHRDLQRGLQDAGRGAPAHAGLAELGHMLAQTLQGLESQGINTGRSSNDSEAWHQKKPRFQHPREWSGREKWRGGQRDQKAEHWKLKKEESGQDRKKSWRDEGREYTGHWKENRPRAEESGSRKDSKRQDPKVHPRKSGNSHSGERQKHSWGKDNSPDSVSWEELLRRKYRPPQGCSGVADCARQEGLALFGVELAPVRQQELASVLREYLARLPWAGQLTKELPLSPAYFGEDGIFRHDRLRFRDFVDALEDSLEEVALKETGDDDEVDDFEDFIFSHFFGDKALKKRSKKKEKQPWNHRAVGPREEHSRHPHHYHQG; from the exons ATGGCCTCCTGCCCGGACTCAGATAATAGCTGGGTGCTTGCTGGCTCTGAG ACTCTCCCTGTAGAGACTCTGGGCCCCGAGTCCAGGATGGACCCAGAAGAAGCCCCCCAGGCCCTTCAGGACTCCTCCAAGGCAGATGGTAGAGAATCAGCTGGGACCTTGGACGGAGAAG AGACGCTTTTCCAGACGGAAAGTTCCCAGGGCGAAGGTACTGCTCTGCCAGAAGAGTCTGAGGCCAAG GGTGCTCTGGGCAGTGATGACGGTCATGGGACGAAGCCCCCAGGAGACACAGTGGTCCAGGAAGATTTGCAGGAGACTCCTATGGTGACAAGCCTTGGACCAGACACACAGGACCTGGAGAGTGATATCCACCCACAGAACCTGCCCTCAAGTCCCAGAGCAG tttGGAAAGAGCATGGCTGCTCTAGCAGTGATGATGACACTGATGTAGATGTGGAGGGTCTTCGGAGACGGAGGGGCCGAGAGCCTAGCCCACCCCAGCCCATGGCAGCCGTGGATGGAGAGGACCAGGCCAAGGGCGAGGGTATAGGAGAGCTGGGCATCTCTCTCAACATGTGTTTCCTGGGGGCCCTGGTTCTTCTGGGCCTGGGGATCCTCCTGTTCTCTG GCGCACTGCTGGAGCCCGAGACTG GGCCCGTGGAGGAAGCCGAATTGCAGGTCTTTCCAGAGACTGAGCTGGTACAGACTGTGGGGAACAGGCAG GATGAGGTAGAGCAGCTGCAGGCCTCAGTACCACCTGACAGTGTCCCCAGCCTGCAAAGCATGGGGCTTCTGCTGGACAAGCTGGCCAAGGAGAACCAGGATATCCGGCTGTTGCAGGCTCAGCTGCAG GCTCAGAAAGAAGAGCTTCAGAGCCTGTTGCACCAGCCCAAAGGGCTGGAAGAGGAGAATGCCCGGCTCCGGGAAGCCCTGCAGCAGGGCAAGACCTCCCACCAGGCCCTAGAGTCAGAACTGCAGCAGCTAAGGGCCCGACTCCAAGGGCTTGAGGCTAACTGTGTCCGGGGTGTGGATGGGGTGTGTCTCAACTGGGGTGGAAGTCCACAGGGTGGCAAGGCCACTACAGAACAAGGCCACAAGGGGCAGGAACCAGACCCCAGCTTATTGGAGCAGCATAAGCAGCTTGAGGCCGAGGCCAAGGCCCTAAGGCAGGAGCTGCAGAAACAGTGGCAGCTGTTGGGCTCTGTGCACCGCGACCTGCAGAGGGGCTTGCAGGATGCCGGCCGAGGAGCCCCAGCTCACGCTGGCCTGGCTGAACTTGGTCACATGCTGGCTCAGACACTGCAGGGCCTAGAGAGTCAGGGTATTAACACTGGCAGGTCTTCCAATGACTCCGAGGCCTGGCACCAGAAGAAGCCTCGCTTCCAGCATCCCAGGGAGTGGAGTGGGAGGGAGAAGTGGCGTGGGGGGCAGAGGGATCAGAAGGCTGAGCACtggaagctgaagaaggaggaaTCTGGCCAGGACAGGAAGAAGAGCTGGAGGGATGAGGGCAGGGAATACACGGGGCACTGGAAGGAGAACAGGCCGAGGGCCGAAGAATCGGGGAGCAGAAAGGACAGCAAGCGACAGGACCCCAAGGTACACCCTAGGAAAAGTGGGAACTCCCACTCTGGGGAAAGGCAGAAGCATTCTTGGGGGAAAGACAACAGCCCTGACTCTGTGTCCTGGGAGGAGCTGCTAAGGCGCAAGTACCGGCCCCCTCAGGGCTGTTCAGGCGTGGCCGACTGTGCCCGGCAGGAGGGCCTGGCCCTCTTTGGTGTGGAGCTGGCCCCTGTGCGGCAGCAGGAGCTGGCCTCTGTGCTGAGGGAATACTTGGCTCGGCTGCCCTGGGCCGGACAGCTGACCAAAGAGCTGCCCCTCTCACCTGCTTACTTTGGAGAAGATGGCATCTTCAGGCATGACCGCCTTCGCTTCAGGGATTTTGTGGATGCCCTGGAGGACAGCCTGGAGGAGGTGGCACTGAAAGAAACAGGTGACGATGATGAAGTGGATGACTTTGAGGACTTCATCTTCAGCCACTTCTTTGGAGACAAGGCACTGAAGAAGAG gtcaaagaagaaggagaagcagccTTGGAACCACAGAGCTGTGGggcccagggaagagcacagccgccatccccaccactaccaccaaggCTGA
- the Pygo2 gene encoding pygopus homolog 2 isoform X1 has product MAASAPPPPDKLEGGSGPAPPPAPPSTGRKQGKAGLQMKSPEKKRRKSNTQGPAYSHLTEFAPPPTPMVDHLVASNPFEDDFGAPKMGGAGPPFLGSPVPFGGFRVQGGMAGQVPPGYGTGGGGGPQPLRRQPPPFPPNPMGPAFNMPPQGPGYPPPGNMNFPSQPFNQSLGQNFSPPGGQMIPGPVGGFGPMISPTMGQPPRGELGPPPLPQRFTQPGAPFGPSLQRPGQGLPSLPPNTSPFPGPDPGFPGPGGEDGGKPLNPPAPTAFPQEPHSGSPAAAVNGNQPSFPPSSSGRGGGTPDANSLAPPGKAGGGSGPQPPPGLVYPCGACRSEVNDDQDAILCEASCQKWFHRECTGMTESAYGLLTTEASAVWACDLCLKTKEIQSVYIREGMGQLVAANDG; this is encoded by the exons ATGGCCGCCTCGGCGCCGCCCCCACCGGACAAGCTGGAGGGAGGCAGCGGCCCCGCACCACCCCCCGCGCCGCCCAGCACCGGGAGGAAGCAGGGCAAGGCCG gtctGCAAATGAAGAGCCCTGAAAAGAAGCGAAGAAAGTCCAATACTCAG GGTCCTGCATACTCACATCTGACGGAGTTCGCTCCACCCCCGACCCCCATGGTGGATCATCTGGTCGCTTCTAACCCTTTTGAGGATGACTTCGGAGCCCCTAAGATGGGGGGTGCGGGCCCTCCATTCCTTGGCAGTCCTGTACCCTTTGGAGGCTTTCGTGTACAGGGGGGCATGGCAGGCCAGGTCCCCCCAGGCTATggcactggaggaggaggaggtcccCAGCCACTTCGTAGGCAgccacctccttttcctcccaaCCCTATGGGTCCAGCTTTTAATATGCCTCCTCAGGGCCCTGGCTATCCGCCCCCAGGCAACATGAACTTTCCCAGTCAGCCCTTCAACCAGTCTCTGGGCCAAAACTTTAGTCCACCTGGTGGGCAAATGATACCAGGCCCGGTGGGGGGATTTGGTCCCATGATCTCACCCACCATGGGGCAGCCCCCTAGAGGCGAGCTcggtcctcctcctctcccccaacgCTTTACCCAACCAGGAGCACCCTTTGGTCCTTCTCTTCAGAGACCTGGTCAGGGACTCCCCAGCCTGCCTCCCAACACAAGTCCCTTCCCTGGTCCAGACCCTGGTTTTCCTGGCCCTGGTGGTGAAGATGGTGGAAAGCCCTTGAATCCACCCGCCCCCACTGCTTTTCCCCAGGAGCCCCACTCAGGCTCCCCAGCTGCTGCTGTTAATGGGAATCAGCCCAGTTTCCCCCCTAGCAGCAGCGGTCGAGGTGGGGGCACTCCAGATGCCAACAGTCTGGCACCTCCAGGCAAGGCAGGTGGAGGCTCAGGGCCCCAGCCTCCCCCAGGCCTGGTGTACCCTTGCGGTGCCTGTCGGAGCGAGGTGAACGATGACCAGGACGCCATTTTGTGTGAGGCCTCCTGCCAGAAGTGGTTTCACCGTGAGTGCACCGGCATGACCGAGAGTGCCTACGGCCTGCTGACCACCGAGGCCTCTGCCGTCTGGGCCTGTGATCTCTGCCTCAAGACCAAGGAGATCCAATCTGTCTACATCCGTGAGGGCATGGGCCAGTTGGTGGCTGCCAACGATGGGTGA
- the Pygo2 gene encoding pygopus homolog 2 isoform X2, translating to MKSPEKKRRKSNTQGPAYSHLTEFAPPPTPMVDHLVASNPFEDDFGAPKMGGAGPPFLGSPVPFGGFRVQGGMAGQVPPGYGTGGGGGPQPLRRQPPPFPPNPMGPAFNMPPQGPGYPPPGNMNFPSQPFNQSLGQNFSPPGGQMIPGPVGGFGPMISPTMGQPPRGELGPPPLPQRFTQPGAPFGPSLQRPGQGLPSLPPNTSPFPGPDPGFPGPGGEDGGKPLNPPAPTAFPQEPHSGSPAAAVNGNQPSFPPSSSGRGGGTPDANSLAPPGKAGGGSGPQPPPGLVYPCGACRSEVNDDQDAILCEASCQKWFHRECTGMTESAYGLLTTEASAVWACDLCLKTKEIQSVYIREGMGQLVAANDG from the exons ATGAAGAGCCCTGAAAAGAAGCGAAGAAAGTCCAATACTCAG GGTCCTGCATACTCACATCTGACGGAGTTCGCTCCACCCCCGACCCCCATGGTGGATCATCTGGTCGCTTCTAACCCTTTTGAGGATGACTTCGGAGCCCCTAAGATGGGGGGTGCGGGCCCTCCATTCCTTGGCAGTCCTGTACCCTTTGGAGGCTTTCGTGTACAGGGGGGCATGGCAGGCCAGGTCCCCCCAGGCTATggcactggaggaggaggaggtcccCAGCCACTTCGTAGGCAgccacctccttttcctcccaaCCCTATGGGTCCAGCTTTTAATATGCCTCCTCAGGGCCCTGGCTATCCGCCCCCAGGCAACATGAACTTTCCCAGTCAGCCCTTCAACCAGTCTCTGGGCCAAAACTTTAGTCCACCTGGTGGGCAAATGATACCAGGCCCGGTGGGGGGATTTGGTCCCATGATCTCACCCACCATGGGGCAGCCCCCTAGAGGCGAGCTcggtcctcctcctctcccccaacgCTTTACCCAACCAGGAGCACCCTTTGGTCCTTCTCTTCAGAGACCTGGTCAGGGACTCCCCAGCCTGCCTCCCAACACAAGTCCCTTCCCTGGTCCAGACCCTGGTTTTCCTGGCCCTGGTGGTGAAGATGGTGGAAAGCCCTTGAATCCACCCGCCCCCACTGCTTTTCCCCAGGAGCCCCACTCAGGCTCCCCAGCTGCTGCTGTTAATGGGAATCAGCCCAGTTTCCCCCCTAGCAGCAGCGGTCGAGGTGGGGGCACTCCAGATGCCAACAGTCTGGCACCTCCAGGCAAGGCAGGTGGAGGCTCAGGGCCCCAGCCTCCCCCAGGCCTGGTGTACCCTTGCGGTGCCTGTCGGAGCGAGGTGAACGATGACCAGGACGCCATTTTGTGTGAGGCCTCCTGCCAGAAGTGGTTTCACCGTGAGTGCACCGGCATGACCGAGAGTGCCTACGGCCTGCTGACCACCGAGGCCTCTGCCGTCTGGGCCTGTGATCTCTGCCTCAAGACCAAGGAGATCCAATCTGTCTACATCCGTGAGGGCATGGGCCAGTTGGTGGCTGCCAACGATGGGTGA